In Flavobacterium cerinum, one genomic interval encodes:
- the atpB gene encoding F0F1 ATP synthase subunit A, with amino-acid sequence MVISKKPVRIILATFAGLLSTIALANPVVDTTHAQTAVAHEAHATTEVAHNEASHGDEHEAQDPKDKVTAYIEHHLQDSHDFVFFSDEKEGKHYGFSLPVILIDNGLKIFSSSKLHHGESVAEVDGNYYKLYHGKIYKTDAAGTISYDEHHHPTNLKPLDFSITKNVMSMLFVSIILFLMFTGLAKSYKKGAIPTGFGRVLEPLILFIRDEIAIPNIGEKKYRKYMGYLLTVFFFIWLLNLLGMTPLGINVTGNIAVTVCLALFTYFITQFSANKDYWGHIFWMPGVPVPMKIILMPIEILGTLTKPFALLIRLFANITAGHVVIMSLIAMIFVGKNIYADMPISLGLTLFISVIEILVAFLQAFIFTMLSSLFIGMAVQDHHHDEHGHDKENVII; translated from the coding sequence ATGGTGATTTCAAAAAAACCTGTCAGAATTATTCTAGCGACTTTTGCAGGGCTGTTGTCTACAATAGCTTTAGCAAACCCGGTAGTAGATACTACACATGCACAAACAGCAGTGGCGCACGAAGCCCATGCAACAACTGAAGTTGCACACAATGAAGCTTCTCACGGAGACGAGCATGAAGCTCAGGATCCAAAAGACAAAGTAACGGCTTATATTGAACACCATTTACAGGATTCGCATGATTTTGTCTTCTTTTCAGATGAGAAAGAAGGTAAACATTACGGATTCTCATTGCCGGTTATTTTAATCGATAACGGTTTGAAAATTTTCTCTTCTTCGAAATTACACCATGGAGAATCAGTTGCTGAAGTAGACGGTAACTATTACAAATTATACCACGGTAAAATTTATAAAACCGATGCTGCCGGAACTATTAGTTACGATGAGCATCACCACCCAACCAATTTAAAACCATTAGATTTTTCGATCACTAAGAATGTAATGTCTATGTTGTTTGTATCGATCATATTGTTTCTGATGTTTACAGGATTGGCAAAATCATACAAAAAAGGCGCAATTCCAACAGGATTCGGACGTGTATTAGAACCATTGATTCTTTTTATCCGTGATGAAATCGCTATCCCGAATATCGGTGAGAAAAAATACAGAAAATATATGGGTTACCTGTTAACGGTATTCTTCTTTATCTGGTTGTTAAACCTTTTAGGAATGACACCACTTGGAATTAACGTAACCGGAAATATTGCAGTAACAGTATGTTTAGCGTTGTTTACGTATTTCATTACACAATTCAGTGCAAACAAAGATTATTGGGGTCACATTTTCTGGATGCCGGGTGTTCCGGTTCCGATGAAAATCATCTTGATGCCAATTGAAATCTTAGGAACATTGACTAAACCATTTGCGCTATTAATCCGTTTGTTTGCTAACATTACAGCGGGTCACGTAGTAATTATGAGTTTGATTGCAATGATCTTTGTTGGTAAAAACATTTATGCAGATATGCCAATCTCTTTAGGGTTAACTTTGTTTATCTCGGTTATTGAGATTTTAGTAGCATTTTTACAGGCATTTATCTTTACAATGTTGTCATCATTATTTATCGGAATGGCAGTTCAGGATCACCACCATGATGAACACGGACATGATAAAGAAAATGTAATTATTTAA
- a CDS encoding AtpZ/AtpI family protein: MNQDQERKTRNKWLALINIPFQMGIIIFAFAFLGNWLDEKYPNPKDLYVKILTLLGVFIALYNVIRQVNQLNK, encoded by the coding sequence ATGAATCAGGATCAGGAGAGAAAAACGCGTAACAAATGGTTAGCATTGATTAATATCCCGTTTCAAATGGGAATTATAATCTTTGCTTTTGCGTTTTTAGGAAACTGGCTTGACGAAAAATACCCTAATCCAAAAGACCTGTATGTAAAAATACTCACATTGTTGGGCGTTTTTATTGCACTATATAATGTGATCCGACAGGTAAATCAGTTAAATAAATAA
- a CDS encoding bactofilin family protein, with translation MFEKQQKKSYTDLLGKTNRIVEGTIIKGDIISQADFRLDGSLIGNFNSKGRLVIGPAGSVTGDIQCKTADIEGKFDGKIEVTDILSIKSKASIKGEVIVGKLAVEPGADFSASCIMQPEAGTKANLTPTNNESGSGEKNA, from the coding sequence ATGTTTGAAAAACAACAGAAAAAGTCGTATACCGATTTATTAGGAAAAACAAATCGAATAGTTGAAGGAACAATAATTAAAGGTGATATTATTTCGCAGGCGGATTTCAGACTTGACGGAAGCCTGATCGGAAATTTTAACTCAAAAGGACGACTGGTTATCGGACCGGCCGGAAGTGTAACCGGAGATATTCAATGCAAAACAGCCGATATCGAAGGAAAATTCGATGGTAAAATCGAAGTAACCGATATATTAAGTATCAAGTCAAAAGCTTCAATCAAAGGAGAAGTTATCGTCGGTAAACTGGCAGTAGAACCCGGCGCTGATTTTAGTGCAAGTTGTATTATGCAACCGGAAGCCGGAACAAAAGCAAACCTAACACCAACAAATAATGAATCAGGATCAGGAGAGAAAAACGCGTAA
- the porW gene encoding type IX secretion system periplasmic lipoprotein PorW/SprE — translation MKTNLFKYALSVGLFLFLLACSTKKNSFVRRNYHAVTTEYNILYNGGIAFDKGVEELKGTYKDNFWETLPVERMQDAEAGTLPGQAKNANFDRAETKAIKAIQKHSMYIEGGEKNPQIDEAHLLLGKARYYDNRFIPALEAFNYILYKYSNSDKIYEAKVWREKTNIRLENEVLAIKNLKKLLEDQKLKGQVQADANAILAQAYMNLGSIDSALVNLKEAKDLTKHNEEKARYHFIIGQLYESLNYPDSAYASFQSVIDMKRRSPRRYVIQAHAKQAQQFDSKKGDTLAFLEKFHKLAEDRENRPYLDVINHQMALFYDKEGNKKQAKKYYNKSLRSGSQDNYLMASNYRNLAEINFDDAKYLVAGQYYDSTMSKLNPKTREFIAIKKKRENLNDVIKYEGIARVNDSILYVTALNPNEQRNYYEEYIAKLKIEEAKRALEAEKMKTMAENSGFSDPSTPGVGSNAATKSEMMQSRQMPPEASETTSPKQSGLTNAGSIPAGSSTFYFYNQSTVAFGRTEFKKKWGNRPLKDNWRWSTQDIIEKGNDNNSDAVAVADENPKDKAEDERFTPDYYIKQLPTDQKVLDSLAKERNFAYFQLGTIYKEKFKEYKLAASRLEKLLVNKPEERLVLPAKYNLFKIYEIIDPAKAAVMKQQIISEYPDSRYAQILLNNLSESTIAGSPEEVYNKLFKQFEKDELQDVLAQLDPVIENFNGEEMVPKFELLKASVIGRLKGLEEYKKALNFVALNYPNAEEGKKAEALLKADIPKLEKLELGKESPASWKIVFQVPYPNANDAKTKALTEKLKKYVADRNSNKITLSNDVYTADKSFVIVHGFNSKEAALSTISVLKDFKGYKVSENAFVISNEDYKVVQIKKNLEAFLATLK, via the coding sequence TTGAAAACCAATCTGTTTAAATACGCATTAAGCGTTGGGCTTTTCCTTTTTTTGCTGGCTTGTTCCACAAAGAAAAACTCATTTGTAAGACGAAACTACCACGCGGTTACTACCGAATATAATATTTTGTATAACGGAGGCATTGCTTTCGATAAAGGAGTAGAAGAACTAAAAGGGACATATAAGGACAACTTTTGGGAAACACTGCCGGTTGAAAGAATGCAGGATGCTGAAGCCGGAACACTTCCCGGTCAGGCTAAAAATGCCAATTTTGACCGAGCGGAAACCAAAGCCATCAAAGCCATCCAAAAGCACTCGATGTATATAGAAGGCGGAGAAAAAAACCCGCAAATAGATGAAGCGCACCTTTTATTAGGGAAAGCACGATATTATGATAACCGCTTTATCCCGGCTCTTGAAGCATTTAACTATATCCTTTATAAATATTCGAACAGCGATAAAATTTATGAAGCTAAAGTATGGCGGGAAAAAACGAATATCCGTTTGGAAAATGAAGTTTTAGCCATTAAAAACTTAAAAAAACTTTTAGAAGACCAGAAATTAAAAGGACAGGTTCAGGCTGATGCCAATGCTATTTTGGCGCAGGCTTATATGAATTTGGGATCGATTGACAGCGCACTGGTTAATTTAAAAGAAGCAAAAGACCTTACCAAACACAATGAAGAAAAAGCTCGTTACCATTTTATTATCGGGCAATTGTATGAAAGTCTGAATTATCCTGACAGTGCTTACGCTTCTTTCCAGTCGGTTATTGATATGAAAAGAAGATCGCCGCGTCGTTATGTAATTCAGGCACATGCAAAACAGGCTCAGCAGTTTGATTCTAAAAAAGGCGATACACTGGCTTTCCTTGAAAAATTCCACAAATTGGCAGAAGACCGTGAAAACCGCCCGTATCTGGATGTAATCAATCATCAGATGGCGTTATTCTATGATAAAGAAGGAAATAAAAAACAGGCAAAAAAATACTATAACAAATCGTTGCGATCAGGATCACAGGATAATTACTTGATGGCATCCAATTATCGTAACCTGGCTGAAATCAATTTTGATGATGCTAAATATTTGGTTGCAGGACAATATTATGACAGTACAATGTCAAAATTAAATCCGAAAACAAGGGAGTTTATAGCAATCAAAAAGAAAAGAGAAAATCTGAACGATGTAATTAAATACGAAGGTATCGCACGAGTTAATGATAGTATTCTATATGTTACAGCGCTAAATCCGAATGAGCAACGTAACTACTATGAAGAGTATATCGCAAAACTGAAAATAGAAGAAGCGAAGCGAGCGTTAGAAGCTGAAAAAATGAAAACCATGGCTGAGAACAGTGGCTTTTCGGATCCGAGTACACCCGGCGTTGGCTCTAATGCTGCTACAAAAAGTGAAATGATGCAATCGCGTCAAATGCCGCCGGAAGCTTCTGAAACGACAAGCCCGAAACAAAGCGGACTTACAAATGCCGGAAGCATACCGGCCGGAAGCAGTACGTTTTATTTTTACAATCAATCAACGGTAGCTTTCGGAAGAACCGAATTTAAAAAGAAATGGGGTAACCGACCGTTAAAAGATAACTGGCGTTGGTCAACACAGGATATTATTGAAAAAGGAAACGATAATAATTCGGATGCAGTTGCCGTAGCCGATGAAAATCCAAAAGACAAAGCCGAAGACGAGCGTTTTACACCGGATTATTATATCAAGCAATTACCAACCGACCAGAAAGTATTGGATAGCTTGGCTAAAGAGCGCAATTTTGCCTATTTCCAATTGGGAACAATTTATAAGGAGAAGTTTAAAGAATATAAATTAGCAGCATCCCGTCTGGAAAAATTATTGGTGAACAAACCGGAAGAAAGACTGGTATTGCCGGCGAAGTATAATCTTTTCAAAATTTATGAAATTATCGATCCGGCAAAAGCAGCTGTAATGAAGCAACAAATCATCAGTGAATACCCGGATAGCCGTTATGCGCAGATATTATTAAACAATTTGTCGGAAAGCACAATTGCAGGAAGCCCGGAAGAGGTCTATAATAAATTGTTTAAACAATTCGAAAAAGACGAACTCCAGGATGTATTGGCACAGTTGGATCCGGTTATCGAGAATTTCAACGGAGAAGAAATGGTTCCGAAGTTCGAATTATTAAAAGCAAGCGTAATCGGAAGGTTAAAAGGACTGGAAGAATATAAAAAAGCATTGAATTTTGTAGCCTTAAATTATCCGAATGCAGAAGAAGGAAAAAAAGCAGAAGCTTTGCTTAAAGCCGACATTCCGAAATTGGAAAAACTGGAATTAGGAAAAGAAAGCCCGGCCAGCTGGAAAATTGTTTTCCAGGTTCCTTACCCGAATGCAAACGATGCTAAAACCAAAGCACTTACTGAAAAACTTAAAAAGTATGTTGCCGATCGTAACAGCAACAAAATCACGTTGTCTAACGATGTGTATACAGCGGATAAAAGTTTTGTAATTGTACACGGTTTTAATAGTAAAGAAGCAGCGCTTTCAACGATAAGTGTGTTAAAAGATTTTAAAGGGTATAAAGTGTCTGAAAATGCATTTGTAATTTCGAATGAGGATTATAAAGTAGTTCAGATCAAAAAAAATCTGGAAGCATTTCTGGCAACCCTTAAATAA
- a CDS encoding ABC transporter ATP-binding protein, with protein MIQVTNLSKTYNGTTVLNIENLEIKKGESFGLVGNNGAGKTTFFSLLLDLIQPTTGHIVSNNVQINLSENWKPFTAAFLDESFLIGYLTPEEYFYFIGELRGQNKADVDALLREHEDFFNGEILNNKKYLRDLSKGNQKKVGIIATLIGNPEVIILDEPFANLDPTTQIRLKKIIKKLADNPNVTVLVSSHDLLHTIEVSDRIVALEKGQIVKDIHTNEETLKELETFFAV; from the coding sequence ATGATACAAGTTACCAATCTGTCAAAAACATATAACGGAACCACCGTATTAAATATAGAAAACCTGGAAATCAAAAAAGGAGAAAGCTTTGGATTAGTGGGGAATAACGGAGCCGGAAAAACAACTTTTTTTAGCCTTTTACTGGATTTGATCCAGCCTACAACCGGACATATCGTTAGTAATAACGTACAAATTAATCTAAGTGAAAACTGGAAACCGTTCACCGCTGCTTTTTTGGATGAAAGTTTTTTAATCGGTTATCTGACACCGGAAGAATATTTTTATTTTATCGGTGAATTACGCGGACAAAACAAAGCGGATGTAGATGCTTTGCTACGCGAACACGAAGATTTTTTCAACGGAGAAATCCTGAATAATAAAAAATATTTACGTGATCTTTCAAAAGGAAACCAGAAAAAAGTGGGAATTATCGCAACATTGATCGGAAATCCGGAAGTGATTATTTTGGACGAACCGTTTGCTAATCTCGATCCTACCACACAGATACGATTGAAAAAAATTATCAAAAAACTGGCCGATAATCCCAATGTAACGGTATTGGTTTCGAGCCATGACTTACTGCATACCATTGAAGTGAGTGACCGAATCGTTGCTTTGGAAAAAGGACAAATTGTAAAAGATATTCACACGAATGAAGAGACGCTGAAAGAACTTGAAACATTCTTTGCCGTATAA
- a CDS encoding DUF5687 family protein: MLKHFITLEWKSFVRSASFGSSMVIKIFMMLGALYFIALFLVMGAGAYYLLEEQNLKPFSIINTFLIYYLFMDILMRFFLQKAPVMNIKPLMFINIRKNSIVNYGLGKTALSFFNLVHLFFFIPFTIVLIIEGFTPLNAICWLFGMVCLIFVNNYLNVLINKNDYFFYGIAALIVLVGVTQYYAVFDLTSYTARFFNGLYNMPWMVVTPLMLLIGLYSFTFRYFKKNLYLDAGLAVKHEVAKTEELTWLNQFGTLGTFLKNDIKLLKRNKRSRTTIIMSVLFLFYGLLFFTKSIEAYQAPLWQIFAAIFVTGGFLLNFGQFVPSWDSAYYPLMMSQNIKYRDYLSSKWWLMVIATIISTLLASFYLYFGIEVYLAILVGAIYNLGVNAHVVLWAGAYIKTPIDLSSSKNAFGDKQAFNVKTFLLALPKIVIPLLLYGIGYYTLGANFGFALVAAAGVAGFAFRNKVFSIIEKTYKTEKYKTLAAYKQKN; this comes from the coding sequence ATGTTAAAACACTTTATTACCCTGGAATGGAAATCTTTTGTCCGGTCGGCATCGTTCGGTTCGAGCATGGTCATCAAGATTTTTATGATGTTAGGAGCCTTGTATTTTATTGCGCTTTTTTTAGTGATGGGAGCAGGAGCCTATTATTTACTCGAAGAGCAAAACCTGAAACCGTTTTCCATCATCAATACTTTTCTTATTTATTATTTGTTTATGGATATCTTAATGCGGTTCTTTTTACAGAAAGCACCCGTGATGAATATTAAACCGTTAATGTTTATCAACATCCGGAAAAACAGTATTGTGAATTATGGATTAGGAAAAACAGCCTTATCTTTTTTTAACCTGGTTCACTTGTTTTTCTTTATTCCGTTTACGATTGTCCTTATAATAGAAGGTTTTACACCGCTTAATGCTATTTGCTGGTTATTCGGAATGGTATGTCTAATCTTTGTGAATAACTACCTTAACGTTTTGATCAATAAAAACGACTACTTTTTTTACGGTATTGCAGCGTTAATTGTTTTGGTCGGTGTTACGCAATATTATGCTGTTTTTGATCTGACGTCTTATACCGCCCGATTTTTTAACGGATTATACAATATGCCGTGGATGGTTGTAACACCATTGATGCTTTTGATAGGTTTGTATTCCTTTACGTTCCGATATTTTAAAAAGAACCTGTATCTCGATGCCGGTTTAGCGGTAAAACACGAAGTAGCCAAAACAGAAGAGCTTACCTGGTTAAACCAGTTCGGAACATTAGGGACCTTTCTTAAAAATGACATTAAATTATTAAAACGAAACAAACGTTCTCGCACAACCATTATTATGAGTGTTTTGTTCCTTTTCTACGGATTGCTGTTTTTTACAAAAAGTATTGAAGCGTATCAGGCGCCGCTTTGGCAAATTTTTGCTGCCATATTCGTAACGGGTGGTTTTCTGTTGAATTTCGGACAGTTTGTTCCGAGTTGGGATAGTGCTTATTATCCGCTAATGATGAGTCAGAATATCAAATACCGGGATTATTTAAGTTCAAAATGGTGGTTAATGGTAATTGCAACCATAATCTCAACTTTATTGGCTTCGTTTTATCTGTATTTCGGTATCGAAGTTTATTTGGCTATTCTTGTTGGTGCTATTTATAATTTAGGCGTTAATGCGCATGTCGTACTTTGGGCCGGAGCTTATATCAAAACACCGATTGATTTATCGTCGAGTAAAAATGCCTTCGGAGACAAACAGGCCTTTAATGTTAAAACGTTCTTACTGGCCTTGCCGAAAATTGTAATACCGCTTCTTTTATATGGTATAGGATATTATACTTTGGGAGCCAATTTCGGATTTGCATTGGTAGCCGCTGCCGGAGTTGCCGGATTTGCTTTCCGTAATAAAGTGTTTTCAATTATCGAAAAGACTTACAAAACGGAGAAGTATAAAACATTGGCGGCATACAAGCAAAAAAACTAA
- a CDS encoding PadR family transcriptional regulator: MKNSQLYKGSLTTIIMRLLEDNGRMYGYEITQKVKQITDGELQVTEGALYPALHKLEAEGFLEVEVENAGNRLRKYYKLTESGEKETVNRLAELEAFIRNMQALVKPNLEF; encoded by the coding sequence ATGAAAAATTCACAATTATATAAAGGAAGCCTTACGACAATAATTATGAGACTGTTAGAAGACAACGGAAGAATGTACGGCTATGAAATAACGCAAAAGGTAAAACAGATTACCGACGGCGAATTACAAGTAACCGAAGGAGCACTTTATCCGGCTTTGCATAAACTGGAAGCGGAAGGCTTTTTAGAAGTTGAAGTGGAAAACGCCGGAAACCGACTGCGAAAATATTATAAGCTTACGGAAAGCGGTGAAAAAGAAACGGTCAACCGACTGGCTGAGTTGGAAGCCTTTATTCGAAATATGCAGGCTTTAGTGAAACCGAATTTAGAATTTTAA
- a CDS encoding ferredoxin--NADP reductase: MSTFHALTVKEVRRETAKAVSVLFDVPESLQSEYRFIAGQYLNLKYSQDGKEIRRAYSICSSPNSGELRIAVKAVPDGSFSTYANEKLKAGDTIEVGVPEGKFTFEPKPDNQRSYAAFAAGSGITPVMAIIQSVLENEPNSTFVLVYGNKSPEDTIFYKNLHDLQQQYVGRFFIHYVFSQAKVDDSLFGRIERSTVNFVVKNKHASLSFAKYYLCGPEEMIATVSGVLKESNVAEKDIKFELFSTSSNETKIEKTLGGHTKITVLVDDEETTFEMAQKQTVLEAALKQGIDAPYSCQGGICSSCLARITNGSAEMKKNSILTDREIAEGLILTCQAHPTSDELYVDYDDV; the protein is encoded by the coding sequence ATGTCAACATTTCACGCATTAACAGTAAAAGAAGTTCGAAGAGAGACAGCAAAGGCGGTTTCTGTTTTATTTGATGTTCCGGAATCCTTACAATCGGAGTACCGGTTTATCGCAGGTCAGTATTTAAATTTAAAATATTCACAGGACGGAAAAGAAATCCGCAGGGCGTATTCTATTTGTTCCTCTCCTAATAGCGGTGAATTACGTATCGCTGTTAAAGCGGTTCCGGATGGTTCTTTTTCTACTTATGCTAATGAAAAGCTGAAAGCGGGTGACACAATAGAAGTGGGTGTTCCGGAAGGAAAATTCACATTCGAGCCGAAACCGGACAATCAACGTAGTTATGCTGCATTTGCTGCGGGTAGCGGTATTACACCGGTTATGGCGATTATTCAATCGGTATTGGAGAATGAACCGAACAGTACTTTTGTTCTTGTTTACGGAAACAAATCTCCGGAGGATACGATTTTTTATAAAAATTTACATGATTTACAACAACAATATGTAGGTCGTTTTTTCATACACTATGTGTTTAGTCAAGCGAAAGTTGACGATTCCCTTTTCGGACGAATTGAACGTTCTACAGTCAACTTTGTGGTAAAAAACAAACACGCTTCTCTTTCTTTTGCCAAATACTATTTGTGCGGACCGGAAGAAATGATCGCTACCGTAAGCGGTGTTTTAAAAGAGAGTAATGTAGCCGAAAAAGACATTAAGTTCGAACTTTTTTCAACTTCTTCAAATGAGACCAAAATTGAAAAAACATTAGGCGGCCATACTAAAATTACAGTTTTGGTTGACGATGAAGAAACCACTTTTGAAATGGCGCAGAAACAGACCGTATTAGAAGCGGCTCTAAAACAGGGAATCGATGCTCCGTATTCCTGTCAAGGTGGTATTTGCAGCAGTTGTTTGGCGCGAATCACAAACGGATCGGCTGAAATGAAAAAGAATTCGATCCTAACCGACCGTGAAATCGCTGAAGGATTAATCCTGACTTGTCAGGCCCATCCGACTTCTGATGAACTTTATGTCGATTATGATGACGTATAA
- a CDS encoding glycosyltransferase family 9 protein — MSKIKHILVIRLSAMGDVAMVAPLLRAFVSQYPHVKITVVSRPFFKPFFAAIPNVVFFDVDLHGRHKGPKGLLRLFLDLRRLKADAVADLHNAIRSKVIRKLFGLIGKKVVYMDKGRKEKEALTRTENKIFQPLLSTFERHALAFKKLGFPIDLSHPVFPAKLELSEISLNVTGPKQGKWIGIAPFAQYDTKMYPLDLMQQVIDELAKDATVKIFLFGGGQDEVDHLETMKKEHPNVIVIAGKLKLQQEMEVISNLDIMVSMDSGNGHIAAMLGVKVITIWGATHPYAGFTPFNQPLENSLIPDREKYPLLPTSVYGNKIIEGYEDVMRTITPESIIRKIKSFI; from the coding sequence ATGTCTAAGATCAAACATATTTTAGTAATAAGGCTTTCGGCAATGGGAGATGTGGCTATGGTCGCACCGTTGCTTCGTGCATTTGTTTCACAATATCCGCATGTAAAGATTACGGTTGTATCCCGACCGTTTTTTAAACCTTTTTTTGCTGCCATTCCTAATGTGGTTTTTTTTGATGTCGATTTACATGGACGTCATAAAGGACCAAAAGGATTATTGCGTTTGTTTTTGGACCTGAGAAGGTTAAAAGCCGATGCTGTAGCCGATTTACACAATGCCATCCGATCTAAAGTGATCCGTAAACTGTTCGGTCTGATCGGAAAAAAAGTCGTGTATATGGATAAGGGACGTAAAGAAAAAGAAGCCCTTACCCGAACCGAAAATAAAATATTCCAACCCCTTTTATCTACTTTTGAGCGACATGCACTGGCGTTTAAAAAATTAGGTTTTCCAATCGATTTAAGTCACCCGGTTTTTCCGGCTAAATTGGAATTGAGTGAAATCAGTTTAAATGTAACCGGTCCGAAACAAGGAAAATGGATCGGAATTGCGCCTTTTGCACAATACGACACAAAAATGTATCCGTTAGATCTGATGCAACAGGTTATTGACGAATTGGCAAAGGATGCTACTGTTAAAATATTCCTGTTCGGTGGTGGTCAGGATGAAGTGGATCATTTGGAGACGATGAAAAAAGAGCATCCGAATGTTATCGTAATTGCCGGGAAATTGAAATTACAACAGGAAATGGAAGTTATCAGTAACCTGGACATTATGGTCAGTATGGATTCCGGAAACGGACACATTGCGGCGATGTTAGGAGTGAAAGTAATTACGATATGGGGAGCAACCCATCCGTATGCCGGTTTTACACCGTTTAACCAACCATTGGAAAATTCATTAATACCGGATCGGGAAAAATATCCGTTGTTACCTACTTCGGTTTATGGAAACAAAATAATAGAAGGCTATGAAGATGTTATGCGAACGATAACACCCGAAAGCATTATCCGAAAAATAAAATCATTTATCTGA
- a CDS encoding DUF4254 domain-containing protein, translated as MFSQFAFSIFEESINDYHKYDNVDQPISNPYPKDKIEHLLYLKNWIDTVQWHFEDIIRDPQINPEAALVLKRRIDASNQERTDMVEYIDSYFLQKYADVTVKPTAKINSESPAWAIDRLSILALKIYHMNEEANRIEASAEHRAKCQEKLNVLLEQKKDLTTAIDDLLTDIENGDKYMKVYKQMKMYNDEELNPVLYQNKK; from the coding sequence ATGTTTTCACAATTTGCCTTCTCGATTTTCGAGGAAAGTATCAACGATTATCACAAATATGATAATGTAGATCAACCGATTAGCAATCCTTATCCGAAAGATAAGATCGAACACTTGTTGTATCTTAAAAACTGGATTGATACGGTACAATGGCATTTTGAAGACATTATCCGTGATCCGCAGATCAATCCGGAAGCCGCTTTGGTTTTAAAAAGAAGAATTGATGCTTCCAATCAGGAAAGAACGGATATGGTTGAATATATCGACAGTTACTTCCTTCAGAAATATGCGGATGTTACGGTAAAACCGACAGCAAAGATCAACTCGGAAAGTCCGGCATGGGCAATCGATCGTTTGTCGATTCTGGCTTTGAAAATTTATCATATGAACGAAGAAGCGAATCGGATAGAAGCATCAGCAGAACACCGTGCAAAATGTCAGGAAAAGCTAAACGTTTTATTAGAACAGAAAAAAGATCTGACTACGGCGATTGATGATTTATTAACCGATATCGAAAACGGTGATAAATACATGAAGGTGTATAAACAGATGAAAATGTATAACGACGAGGAATTGAATCCGGTATTATATCAAAACAAAAAGTAG
- the upp gene encoding uracil phosphoribosyltransferase yields the protein MHIHYISENNSILNHFLSQIRDVTIQKDSMRFRKNIERIGEVMAYELSKILTYKEIDVQTPLGIKKTTALEDNVVLCSILRAGLALHTGFMNFFDDAENGFVSAMRFHPNNDDYFEIKVEYQAAPSFENKNLILIDPMLATGQSLVAVFQKLMSEETPKEIHIAVVIATPEGIEYLENNLPDNCHLWVAALDEGLNAKNYIVPGLGDAGDLAYGSKL from the coding sequence ATGCACATCCATTATATCTCTGAAAACAATAGTATCTTAAATCATTTCTTATCGCAAATCCGTGATGTAACCATCCAGAAAGACAGTATGCGTTTTCGCAAAAACATCGAAAGAATCGGTGAAGTGATGGCGTATGAATTAAGCAAGATTTTGACTTATAAAGAGATTGATGTTCAAACACCTTTAGGGATAAAAAAGACAACAGCGTTGGAAGACAATGTGGTTTTATGTTCCATTTTAAGAGCGGGTCTGGCGTTGCATACCGGATTTATGAATTTTTTCGATGATGCTGAAAACGGTTTTGTTTCGGCGATGCGTTTTCATCCGAATAATGATGATTATTTTGAGATCAAAGTCGAATATCAGGCGGCTCCGTCTTTTGAAAATAAAAACCTTATCCTAATCGATCCGATGCTGGCAACCGGTCAGTCACTCGTTGCCGTTTTCCAAAAACTAATGTCGGAAGAAACCCCGAAAGAAATCCATATTGCTGTGGTTATTGCCACTCCGGAAGGCATTGAATATCTTGAAAATAACTTGCCGGACAATTGTCATCTTTGGGTAGCCGCACTTGACGAAGGTCTTAATGCTAAAAATTATATCGTTCCGGGATTAGGTGATGCCGGTGATCTTGCTTACGGCAGTAAATTATAA